The segment AGTAAACCTTAGCATGGCAAGTGGAAGCTTATATTTTTCTTAGGAGTTGGAAACATCTCAATGTGGCAAATAGATTTGCACATGCTTATACCTCGAGCTACTTGATGTGAATTGTTTACGGAAAACTTCAATAGGTGAATTGTAACTTAGGCATCTGATAGTGGACCAAAAACTTAGTATTCACTGTGTTTCCAGTTTCTTTTATTTTGTTGCTGTCAGGTCTTGAGATTCCTTTTGCTGAAGTAGTATTTTTTGTGCCAGTCAGATAATATCTAAGCTGCCACTTTTCTTCTTGATTGTAGCTGCTCCGAGGCCTCAAGTACCTTCATTCAGCTGGAATACTCCATAGAGACCTAAAGCCAGGGAATCTCCTGGTTAATGCAAATTGTGATTTGAAGATATGTGATTTTGGGCTTGCCCGCACAAACAACACCAAAGGTCAGTTTATGACAGAATATGTTGTCACCCGCTGGTACAGGGCCCCTGAGCTGCTGCTATGCTGTGACAACTACGGTACCTCCATAGATGTCTGGTCAGTTGGCTGCATATTTGCAGAGCTACTTGGCCGCAAGCCGATTTTTCCAGGAACTGAGTGCCTCAATCAACTCAAGCTCATTGTCAATGTTCTTGGCACCATGAGCGAGGCTGACCTTGAGTTCATTGACAACCCAAAAGCCCGCAAGTATATCAAGTCTCTTCCATACACCCCAGGCATTCCCCTCACCAGCATGTACCCACAAGCACACCCTCTTGCCATCGATCTGTTGCAGAAGATGCTTGTCTTTGATCCCTCCAAAAGAATTAGTGTCACCGAGGCTCTAGAGCACCCGTACATGTCTCCGCTCTATGATCCAAGTGCAAACCCTCCTGCTCAGgtgccaattgatcttgacatAGATGAAAATCTCGGCGTAGACATGATCCGGGAAATGATGTGGCAGGAGATGATCCACTACCATCCCGAGGTCCTCACAAGAATGACCATGTGACAGGCAGCGATGAACATGTGGCAGAGGTCTGCTGTACCAGGATTATAACATGTTCGCCTTTTTTATGAGCTTACTGTGATTACGGCAGAGAGTCAAGTTATCACTATATGTATCAGACTGTCAGGTGATCTCTTTTGTAAATATGCGCTCAATAAGATGTGTGGCAATCTCTTGTTTTTGTAGTACATGGACTACGTTGTTGTATGAGTATGTGAAGTGGAACTCGGTACTTAAGACTTGTAATTTTAGACCCTAATCTGTTGTATGGAAATCTCAAGGCCTTGATTCCATGTTTTGGTTTCTGAGATACGTGTCAATGCAATTTGCAGTTACATCTGTTTCCATTTACAATTTTTTTAGGGCTGTAGAATTGCATCATGGATATTGTTTGTccctctccaatcaatttgcgCTAACAATGACGTGCTGTGAAAATGGGTGCTTCTGCAAAGTTGGTTTCAAGTTCTCAGATGCCATCACAAAACAGCTGATTGTACTGAAAAATGAAGTTCAATGACATTTGAAATCAGGTACATGCTATCGCTGCTTTCAGTTGAAACATTGAAATATTAAAACTCATAAACTAGTGGTGTCTCGTACTCAAGCGGAATTTCCATGGGCGACGGCGGTGGTGCAGGTGATACACATGATCAACGTTTATTGATGTACTGATGGTATGTATTGGCGGACCGAGCTGGTCGTTTGGACGCAGCAACCAATCGTCTCCAGTCCTGCTGGAGTTGTCTCAGAATGTGGATCCGTTGAAGCCAAAGTTGGATCTCTATAGCACAGATAAAGGTTAAGTGTTAGCTATACAGAATTAATCCTTATTAAGACATGTAAATGTCATGGTGAGCAATGGATGCTAGATCTTGAGGCAGTGCAAGCCGCGTAAGGCAAAGTAGTGTCATGGCTGAAGGCTGAAGCCATCAAACATAAAAGCACGCTAAACTGCAGGAAACTAAGCTCAGGAGAGCACTGGACGCTGGATCTTGAGTTCTTGACAGCCACACATGTCAGGTGAGCTGAGCTGAAGGctgaggcctcgtttagttggcaaatttttttgtttttgggtactgtagcatttcgtttttatttgacaaatattgtccaatcacggagtaactaagctcaaaatattcatctcacaaattacagttaaaggtaaactgtgtagttagtttttatttttttatatatttaatgctccatgcatgcgaccaaagattcgatgtgacgaggaattttgaaattttttgagaactaaacaaggcctgaaaaaGCCTGAAGCACATGGTAAGGTGGTTGTGGGTAGGAGTACCTGCACGTCATCGAATTTGATGTAGAATCTGGACCTGCTGACGGAGAGCTTGGTCTCGAGGACCTCAGCGACGGCGGCGCTCAGCTTCCCATTGACGCCGGGGCCGATGCCACCGATGGACACGAGCTCGCCGTACGCCGCCGGCTCTTCGCTGCCCGCGAACGACATCGGCACCGACCCGTTGATCGACACCATGACGTACTGCATTGCGGCACGGCGGGGAAAACGTCACATTCACCAGAATACCGAACCAAACTGCCCGTGGCGCTCCAGTCCAGCGACCAGGAGAAGAACTGGCGGCCGAGGCAATGCGCCGAACGGGTGGAGTGCGTGACGAGACGTACGGATTCGGGCTTGCCGATGATCCTGGCGACGGCCTTGGAGCAGTCCTTGAGGATGTCGGCGGCTACCACCGCGTCCACCGGCACGTTGGTGCGCAGGTTCAGCGTCGGCATCCTGCTGCCGCTGGCGCTGCCGCTGCGGTTCGCCTCGCTCCGCTCTGCGGTGGCTCGCTCGTGGATAGCGGAAAGGGCGAgcgggtggaggaggaggaggccagaGGATGGGGTGGTGGCCCATAGGATCCTTCGGGCGGGGTTACCGGGCCCTGCCGGGCCTGAGAATGGAGGTCGATGACGCAACGTCAGCCCATAACTCCATGGGCCCCCTAACCCAACTCATCATGCAGCCCGTAATCAGGCTCGATTCCTGAATCCCCATCACAGTACCATACCAGGCACAAAAGTTGCTCAAAATTCTCTCaaaaaaatgctaaaaaaaaggcacaaaagagaaggaacatGCGCAGATTATATGCACCATTACGTTCTAGTATCACTCATTAAGATGATGAACAAAACTTGGCCATAATCCCTTGCACGACTAGTCAGCAAAAGAGCATGGACAGGCAGCGTTTGACATGAAGGGAAGACCCAGATTTCAGAGCAGTCTCTTCCATTCCATATGTTGTCTGAACTTGTTCAAAGCGCAACTACAGATCGACTTGGTCAGTTGGTTTTGTGATCTCTTTGCTTCATGTTACAAAATCTCTTGCTGCACATACAGCACAGTACTCTTACTAACTAAGGGTTTGTTTAGATGCACTCGCATATCTATCAATCCATGCATGTCGGAATGAATCCACATGGATTGAGGTTGATATAGGtacataaataaaataattagaaaaataaaaaaaaaagaacttaaGAAGTGTGCAATGCTGAGTTCATCGGCATCCTCCTCTAATTCACCATAATGGCAGAAGGCTGGTCTCTAAATTAAGGTTAATAATGAATTGCATACAGGCAAGTTTTATTTTTCAGGATAGTGAAATTCATAGCACAATTTCATGGGAAAACGTTTAGGGTTCAAAATGAACTTGAACGGGACAAATTCCGTACCGACTGATATCGTTTTATATTATTTCTGATCGTTATGGAAtttagaaaatataaaacttGTCATTTTCAACTGGTTTCACAACTCTTTTCGTAGCTCCTGAGATTATGAATATCTGAAAGAGATTATGGACATTTGAAGCAATCGATATGTTTACCTCTGTATTTAGGCTTCTCTTGAACATATGAAACAATTTCTGGCATGCAATCCATATGAAACAAACCTTTTGTTCAAAAGGTTGGACCAAAGAAGAAAATGACACATGCACACCAAAAAGTTGCATCACTATGTTCAAAAGATCCACACTGAGTCACTAACATAGGAGGAATGAAAAAATATCCACATGAAACAAACCTTTTGTTCAAAAGGTTGGACCAAAGAAGAAAAGGACACATGCACACCAAAAAGTTGCATCACTATGTTCAAAATATCCACACTAACATAAGATGAATGAAACAAAAATGCCAGTGTACTAGTATTTTTTTACAACTTATTAGTGAACTTACAAATACATAAGTTAATGTTTTTGGAGGGTGAAGGCAACTATACAACAGGGCGTGGTAGTATGTTACATGCATGGTTTTACCTTGCCATTCTGTATCCCGAAAATCCATACATTCCGATGCCTGCAAAATGATGAGAGGTGCTAGGCAGATCCTTGAATTGAGAGAAACTGGAAAAGTTATTCTCTATCCTGATGGGTTCCACCCCTTTTGAAGGGCGAGGACCCAAAGTAGTTAGATCTACTATGGAGCCATAAGCCTTACACGCCTCCAGTACAGTGTCATATGACTTTGCAGGAAGCTGAAGACCTTGGCTGCAAGCCTTCATGTACATCTCATAAGCAAGTCTTGGTTTGCCATCTTGCACAAGAGCTTCAATTAACATCTGGTATGTAATTTCATTCGGCTCAATGCCCCGTATCTTCATCCTGTGAAACCACTCAAAGGCATTTCCACCTGAGTTACTCCTCACACATGCACTGATTATTGCGTTGAAGGTGACAACGGTTGGCTCGATCTGTTTCGACACCATGTCATGAAGAACAGCATCCACCATAGCATGGTTGCCCTTGCCGATGTAAATCGAAACCAATATCGTGTATGCGTAGAGGTTCGGTTTGATCCCAACTTTGCACATGTGTTCCCAGACCCTCAAGGCCTCATCATaaagcttgcctttctcaagtGCACTCAGCAATGCACCATAGGAAACCACATCTGGCTTCAACCCTTCATCTACCATCTTCTTGAAGATATCCACCGCTGCCGATGCTTCGGAAGCCCTTGAACATGAGAGGAGAACAGCATTCCACTCCTTGCTTCCAGGCTTCAATCCCTTCTCCTGCATCTTGTTGAGCAGCCTCACACCCCACCTCCAAATTCCCCTTCTCTTGGCAGCATCAAGAAGAATCTTGAAGTGTGACATGATCAGCTCATGAGACAGATTGTTCGGCTTCGGGCCTTTGTCCAACAAATCCTCATAGATCTCGAGAGCCGCCCACCATTTCTTCGCCTTGCCCATCAGCCAGATCAGGTGGTTGCAGACGGACAGGCTGATCTCGCCCCCATCACCACCCTCACGAATCCTCTGGTACAGCTCCTTGCCAATGGCGTAATGCTCCTCCCCCGTGCACGCCCAGACGAGCCGCTCGTAGTCGCTCCTCTCCGGACGAACACCTGCCTCATCCATGGCGAGGAGGACCTTCAGCACCTCGCCGACCGGATTCTTCCCCCCGACGAGCGACCGCCGCATCGACATGTAGCAAGCCCGGACGGTCAGCTTCTCGAACTTGACGAACTCCTGCTCCCAGTCACCACGGTTCCCCACCACCAGCTCCCCGTTCCTGTACCTGCCGCTGAGCATGGCGAAGAACTCGATGGCCGCGAACGCGTCACCCGCCTTCTTGTAGGCGCACATCACCGTGGAGTAGGTCGCGGCGGTGGGCACGAGCCCGCGCTCCTGCACGTCGGCGTACACCCTGAGGACGTCCTCGACCCTGCCCTGGTGCACGTAGATGGACATCAGCGTGTTGTAGGTGACGATGTTCGGGGACACCCCCTGCGCCTCCATGTCGTCGAGGACGGCCTGGATCCGGCCGAACTCGCCGCAGCTCTTGACGGCGCCGAGGAGGCAGTTGTACACGAACTGGTTCAGCACGGCTCCTCTCCGCTTGAGGTGCTCCACGACGGCGAACGCGGCGTCCGGGCGGTTGTCCTTGCCGAGCCCCCGGATGACGCACGTGTACACCTGGAGGGGCAGGAGGTGagcctcgccggcggcggcggcgttgtcGTGGTTCAAGAAGGCATTCACCACGGACTCCACGTCGTCGGCCGTTCTGGCGTCGCGCAGCGCCGCGCCGACCGCGGCGACGTCGATGCCCAGGCCTCGCCTCgccctgccgctgccgctgccgccgccggtggCCGTGCCCCCAGCGCCGCCGGTCGCGAACTGCGAGGTTCTAGAACGGGACGCGTCACAACACTCCGAATTAAAAGTAAAGTAAAGGTTGTTTTTTTTGGTAGTGGTGCACGCGCGTACAGAATGCAAACGTGCGTACCTCGGCGGCGACCCAACGGGAGCGGCGGCGGAGTGGCAGGCGGAGGACGGAGGAGGCGCGCGCGAGGGCGGTGGTCCTCTGACGTCGAGGGTGTGGGAGGtggctggcggcggcggagtgGAGGGCGGCGAGGGAGGGAGCCATGGCGGCGAGGCCGGGGCGCGAGCGTCCAGGTCCAGGCACTGGTGGCCTCTGAAAATGAAAGAGACGAAAGGCTATCTGTTTGTGGCGTTGATTGCTGAGGAGCTGCCACGGCCCACGACCACGAGCGAGACCAGCAACTTGTGGCTGCCGGCATCCGTCCCTCCGTGGCACTCTTGACTGCTTAAACAGCcttagttctattttttttatagacacgataatattttcgtttgtatttaataaaatattatctaattataatattacatactaattaggtttaaaagagtcgtctcgcaaatttcagataaattatataattaattattttttaatttaaatttaatatttcaggcatgtgccgcaagattcgatgcgatgggaatctgaaaaattttgtaaatttttttaactaaataaggccttgttaagAACGTGAGCATTCGAAGAAAAAAACTTAAAGCTGAGGTCTTTTGCGGAAAAAACAGACTTCATTCTAATTAAACATGAGGCCTGCCCCCACGCTGCTGCCTGCTACCAGCTGCTCGCTAGGGCCTCTTTGGAAGTCCATAACCCCGCCGCGATCTGTGAGTTTCCAAGGTGAGAAACCCGCCAGTCAATTTATCTCAGGGCAATTTCCTGCTATGTTTGGAAGACCACAGAGACACAAATATCAGCTTCATTCCCCAAGTTTTTCATGGGGCAGAAATCCGTGACATAGAAGGCCAAAAAGTGCTTCCCCGGACCTCTCGCGTGAGTCGCGATGATGCCTCGGCCATTGCTCTACACGGAGCCGCTGCCACTTTCTTCTCCGCAGACTGCAGGTTAGTTCGCTTCCTACCCAAAACTGTGATGTCATCGTCGTCCGATTTGCCGGCCAATGGGATGGCCGGACGTCGACCAACTCCTCCTCCATCTAACCTACCGCTGGCCCAGGCCACAGTAGGTTCTGTAAGGACCTCCGATGGCAAGAGTGGACCAGTCCGTTGGTCTACCTGCTACCTCTGAGAGATGAAGGGCATTGCAGCTCGCCACCGTCGCTGCTACCACGACACAAACATGAAGGCCATCGAGAACGACGAGGAGTGCTGGTAGAACCTCTTGTCTCTCTGCCGCAAGTCCGACTCTAGCCGCCGTGACCGTCACAACACTGACTAGTGAGCCCGTCGCGGCAGTCCCCCACAGGAGCTGCTCTCGTCGTCCTCCTCACATTCCATCTAGCAGGGTGGCAGCCAGCCCACTGAATCCCCCCTTCAGGCTCTGTCACGGTGGCCTCTCTCACCTTCACCGGCAACACCATCTCGCAAGTCCGCAACCGCATCGTGGACCGCCGAAGATGCTAACTTAAACAGCAAGGTCACCCATCATACTGTGATTCtgatatctattgaggtgctcatTTTAGAACTTGTACGAGACATATTGCTGAACTATGATGGGATTCATGTCTTTCCAATGGCTTCCTATAGATTTTCTTCTCCATTGTAGCCTAATGAGCTGAGCTATATAGTTTTTTAATGCAAAGCATCCTAATGCGGATGAGCTCCTTAAGTCCTGCTTGCCTGTCGAAGAACAACACCTGCATCTGAGTCCAGCGCCGTCGTGCCCTCCACATCGCGTCGCATGAGCACCTTCGCCACCTCTAGttccttctttgctcagagagcatctattctggATTTTGTGCGATGGGATTACTAGGATATCAATTGGGATGTGTTGGCAAGATCACGACATCGGTAAGCCGCCGAGGTCGTTGTCTGTGGTCGCGTCCACGTCGGAAAAGTCACCAAGCCACCGCGTGTGCAGTGAGCCAATGACACTGTCCTCCGAGATGCCAATTACGTGTTCAACAAAATTCATCAAAGGAGGTAAATTTACCCATTTGAAGAAGAGGTGACCGTATTAAAACAAACTAGTCAACCAAACACGTTGTGAGCCTAGCTAGGCTAAGACCCTACACACAACCAAACAAACCCATGTTGACTTGCTAGAACAAGGTTTTACCTAACCAGGCTACAATCCTAGCCAGGCTACAACTAAGCCATGAACCAAACACATCCTAACTGTTTGATGCACAGCAAACACTCTATGACTAAAATGGTTGTGATTCATGTCCATTTAGTAGAAATATGAATATTACGCCAGTCAATGTGCATAGATGAAGTGAGGATTGCTAAGTATTCTGTCGGGTAAACTCTTTGAAGGACAATTTATGTGATTTTTTTATAGCTGCAGTTCACTTGGTCTGTAGTATTCTTAATGGGAATCATGAAGTATCGTCTGGAACTCTGGATGTCTGGTGCTGTTGAACTTGATCTGGTCGAGTATTTAGCCGACTTGATGGAGCTTTGATGAATCAGCACCATCAGGCATGTTGTGTAATGGTCTGCGTGATTTATCCTTGTCCTAGGAATGATGATGTATAGCATGCTGTCTAAACCAGGAGAAACTAATAATTTTGATTACACTGCTCAGAAAAGATTGCGCGCCCAAGTTGGCATGCCAGCAATTTAGTCATGACATATAGACCATGATTTTAGCATCTCGTGCTATGGTTTAGGTAGGCTTCTGTTTTAGCGAAGGATTGAATTTTTTGTCCTTTTATGCAGTTCCATAATTGTTCAATATCTCAGCGTGGCATTATGAATTTTGCTTGCTTCTTACAGATCTATAATAATTTCAACGATAACTCTGCCAAACTTTTCACTGAAAATATTCCAGGAGGGATATAAACCACATTGCATAATCACCGCAAATCTAAATGTTGGAGGTTCTCTAGATCAAAAAGCAAGCAACGGGAACACCGGAATATTGATTAATGGGCGAGAGATTACAAAATCTGAACTTCAAATGCTTAAGGTTTGTAACCATATATTCATATATTCTTCTTTTAGATAATGGAGAAAAATCTGGCTTCATCCCTCTACCTGTTCTTGACTTATATGTTGCTGTCTATATTTttagtaaaaaaataaaaggaaacATTTGATTTCAGTTGGCAGGAGTCCAATGTTCTGGGAAATCTCACCCTCATTTTTGGGTGAATGCTGATGGGACTTACCATGAGGAAGGCTAAAAAACTATTAAAGGAAAGATGTGGAATAAGGTAACCCTGAGATTCTTCTTGTGTAGATGGTGTTGTAATTTTTAGGATGGTAACTAACCAGCTTTGAATTTGTCTGCATTTCTCACCAAcctttaggccagtctcaatgcatgtttcatgagagtgtcatgcacattaaata is part of the Sorghum bicolor cultivar BTx623 chromosome 10, Sorghum_bicolor_NCBIv3, whole genome shotgun sequence genome and harbors:
- the LOC8063822 gene encoding mitogen-activated protein kinase 4; its protein translation is MAMMVDPPNGMASQGKHYYTMWQTLFEIDTKYVPIKPIGRGAYGIVCSSVNRETNEKVAIKKINNVFDNRVDALRTLRELKLLRHLRHENVIALKDIMMPAHRRSFKDVYLVYELMDTDLHQIIKSSQPLSNDHCQYFLFQLLRGLKYLHSAGILHRDLKPGNLLVNANCDLKICDFGLARTNNTKGQFMTEYVVTRWYRAPELLLCCDNYGTSIDVWSVGCIFAELLGRKPIFPGTECLNQLKLIVNVLGTMSEADLEFIDNPKARKYIKSLPYTPGIPLTSMYPQAHPLAIDLLQKMLVFDPSKRISVTEALEHPYMSPLYDPSANPPAQVPIDLDIDENLGVDMIREMMWQEMIHYHPEVLTRMTM
- the LOC8063823 gene encoding macrophage migration inhibitory factor homolog isoform X2 translates to MPTLNLRTNVPVDAVVAADILKDCSKAVARIIGKPESYVMVSINGSVPMSFAGSEEPAAYGELVSIGGIGPGVNGKLSAAVAEVLETKLSVSRSRFYIKFDDVQRSNFGFNGSTF
- the LOC8063823 gene encoding macrophage migration inhibitory factor homolog isoform X1 — protein: MPTLNLRTNVPVDAVVAADILKDCSKAVARIIGKPESYVMVSINGSVPMSFAGSEEPAAYGELVSIGGIGPGVNGKLSAAVAEVLETKLSVSRSRFYIKFDDVQVLLPTTTLPCASGFFSLQLSSPDMCGCQELKIQRPVLS
- the LOC8065559 gene encoding LOW QUALITY PROTEIN: pentatricopeptide repeat-containing protein At3g46610 (The sequence of the model RefSeq protein was modified relative to this genomic sequence to represent the inferred CDS: inserted 2 bases in 1 codon), which gives rise to MAPSLAALHSAAASHLPHPRRQRTTALARASSVLRLPLRRRSRXGSPPRTSQFATGGAGGTATGGGSGSGRARRGLGIDVAAVGAALRDARTADDVESVVNAFLNHDNAAAAGEAHLLPLQVYTCVIRGLGKDNRPDAAFAVVEHLKRRGAVLNQFVYNCLLGAVKSCGEFGRIQAVLDDMEAQGVSPNIVTYNTLMSIYVHQGRVEDVLRVYADVQERGLVPTAATYSTVMCAYKKAGDAFAAIEFFAMLSGRYRNGELVVGNRGDWEQEFVKFEKLTVRACYMSMRRSLVGGKNPVGEVLKVLLAMDEAGVRPERSDYERLVWACTGEEHYAIGKELYQRIREGGDGGEISLSVCNHLIWLMGKAKKWWAALEIYEDLLDKGPKPNNLSHELIMSHFKILLDAAKRRGIWRWGVRLLNKMQEKGLKPGSKEWNAVLLSCSRASEASAAVDIFKKMVDEGLKPDVVSYGALLSALEKGKLYDEALRVWEHMCKVGIKPNLYAYTILVSIYIGKGNHAMVDAVLHDMVSKQIEPTVVTFNAIISACVRSNSGGNAFEWFHRMKIRGIEPNEITYQMLIEALVQDGKPRLAYEMYMKACSQGLQLPAKSYDTVLEACKAYGSIVDLTTLGPRPSKGVEPIRIENNFSSFSQFKDLPSTSHHFAGIGMYGFSGYRMAR